The Rhodothermales bacterium sequence CCCTCACTTGAGCACGGAGCATCGAGCAGGACGCGATCAAAGTACTCGGGGCGATGGCGCCACGTGAGGGTTCCGTCCTGAAAGAATGGCCGCACATTCTCCGCGGCATGCAGCCGCATGTTCTCACGCAGTTTGTAGTAGCGCGGCCGGGCAGATTCGACAGCTGTGATCCGTCCGGTATTGCCCATCATACATGCCATCTGGTGCGTCTTGCTTCCGGGGGCGGCCGTCAGATCGAGGATCTCTTCATCCGGCATCGGCGCCAGTACCAGAGGCGGAACCATGCTTGATGGATTCTGGATGTAGATTTCGCGACGATGATAGGCAGCGCTGGACAGCAGCTCGTCGCGACGGTCGGATGCCACGGAGAAACCGTCCACACTCCACGGAACCGGTTCGGCATGAAGGCCCTCCCTGTCGAGGGATACGATCACTGATACGACGTCCGTGACTAGAGTGTTGACACGAAACGCAGTTCGCTTGTCTGTGATGAAAGAGCGGAGCGCGCGCCTGAGATCCGTGGCAGGAATGATCCGCTCAAAACGCTCCAGAAAGGCTTCCGGGAGGGCCTCCAGAGCCTTCATGGGCCCATTTTCGGCTGCGCCGGCCGCTGGAAGAGAGTCAGAATGAGGTCCTGGCGTCACGAGGGGTGTTGCAACTTTGATGCCGTAAGTGAGACACCAAGATTAGGCAACTTTGTGGTATCTTTCGCGGGCAATCTGCACAGCGGAATAATGTTTAAGTAAGGTGCAGAAACGCTCGATACAAGGACAAGTGAGCAGCTGTTCATTAGTCCTGTCGTTCGAGTCGGCATATCCTGAGCAGCAAATCAGATTTTCTCCATGAGCAACAGCCGAAGCGACGAGGTCATACGCTGCTCCTTCTGCGGGAGAACAGCGCACGAGGTCACCTCGATGGTCGCTGGCCCCGATGTGTACATCTGCGACCGGTGCATCAACGATGCAGCCGGCATCGTCCGCAGTGACATCGCGTCGTATCAGAGCACGGTCGGAAGTTCAAAAGGGTCGACTCGTCGTGGCTCTGCAAAACGCCGCCTCACTCCGTACGAGATAAAGGCCGCACTCGACGAGTACGTCATTGGTCAGGACCAGGCCAAGAAGGCGCTCGCAGTCGCGGTGTACAACCACTACAAGCGCGTAGACTCCGACGAGTATCTCCACGAGTACGAAGACGTCGAGCTGGAGAAGTCCAACATCATGCTCATCGGCCCGACCGGAACGGGCAAGACCTTGCTCGCGCGGACGCTCGCTCGCATACTTGATGTACCGTTCTCCATCTCCGACGCCACGGCCTTGACGGAGGCCGGCTATGTAGGCGAAGATGTGGAAAGCATTCTGGCACATCTCCTGCATGCTGCCGATTTCAACGTTGAGCGTGCCGAGCGCGGCATCATCTATATCGATGAAATTGACAAAATTGCCCGGAAGAGCGACAACGCATCCATCACCCGCGACGTCTCGGGCGAAGGAGTACAGCAAGCCCTTCTCAAGATTCTGGAGGGAACGGTCGCAGGTGTCCCC is a genomic window containing:
- the clpX gene encoding ATP-dependent Clp protease ATP-binding subunit ClpX, coding for MSNSRSDEVIRCSFCGRTAHEVTSMVAGPDVYICDRCINDAAGIVRSDIASYQSTVGSSKGSTRRGSAKRRLTPYEIKAALDEYVIGQDQAKKALAVAVYNHYKRVDSDEYLHEYEDVELEKSNIMLIGPTGTGKTLLARTLARILDVPFSISDATALTEAGYVGEDVESILAHLLHAADFNVERAERGIIYIDEIDKIARKSDNASITRDVSGEGVQQALLKILEGTVAGVPPKGGRKHPEQSLINIDTSNILFICGGAFDGLDELISHRMSTSSIGFLTDSQTKMDRRDPGIFHHVEPDDLLRFGLIPELIGRLPVSAALSGLSDEAMKSILTRPKNALIKQYQKLFAMDGIELVFDEDALNAVVEKARMLGTGARGLRAVMEDTMLEVMFDIHAHPDIQSCRITLSTVESNERPVLEKRKASA
- a CDS encoding RsmB/NOP family class I SAM-dependent RNA methyltransferase; protein product: MKALEALPEAFLERFERIIPATDLRRALRSFITDKRTAFRVNTLVTDVVSVIVSLDREGLHAEPVPWSVDGFSVASDRRDELLSSAAYHRREIYIQNPSSMVPPLVLAPMPDEEILDLTAAPGSKTHQMACMMGNTGRITAVESARPRYYKLRENMRLHAAENVRPFFQDGTLTWRHRPEYFDRVLLDAPCSSEG